From a region of the Xanthomonas rydalmerensis genome:
- a CDS encoding OmpA family protein: MNKKILTAALLGGLAVAQAASAQEFDDRWYLTGSAGFNFQDKDRTTNDAPFVTLGLGKFINPNWSLDGELNYQNPNFDKNQDLNWSQYGISFDLRRHFIQEGRGWNPYLLFGLGYQRSEEEFDTGGPVSPGQRKDGNFAAKAGVGLQTTFDKRVAVRAEVAYRADFDDQSVAAPSQNWFGDVLASVGVVIPLGPPPAAPVAPPPPPAAAPSCADLDDDGDGVNNCDDKCPNSQPGQTIGPDGCPVPVSIDLKGVNFDFNKANLRPDAVAILGEATEILKRYPDLRVEVAGHTDSKGTEAYNQKLSERRARVVYDYLTKNGVDASRLVGPIGYGESRPIAPNTNPDGSDNPEGRAKNRRTELNVQN, encoded by the coding sequence ATGAACAAGAAAATTCTCACCGCCGCGTTGCTGGGCGGTCTGGCCGTCGCCCAGGCAGCGTCCGCGCAGGAATTCGACGACCGCTGGTACCTGACCGGTTCGGCTGGTTTCAACTTCCAGGACAAGGATCGCACCACCAACGATGCGCCCTTCGTCACCCTGGGCCTGGGCAAGTTCATCAACCCGAACTGGTCGCTGGACGGTGAGCTGAACTATCAGAACCCGAACTTCGACAAGAACCAGGACCTGAACTGGAGCCAGTACGGCATCTCGTTCGACCTGCGTCGCCACTTCATCCAGGAAGGCCGCGGCTGGAACCCGTACCTGCTGTTCGGCCTGGGCTACCAGCGCTCGGAAGAAGAGTTCGACACCGGCGGTCCGGTCTCCCCGGGCCAGCGCAAGGACGGCAACTTTGCCGCCAAGGCCGGCGTCGGTCTGCAGACCACCTTCGACAAGCGCGTTGCCGTGCGTGCCGAAGTGGCCTACCGCGCTGACTTCGACGACCAGAGCGTTGCCGCTCCGTCGCAGAACTGGTTCGGCGACGTGCTGGCTTCGGTCGGCGTCGTGATCCCGCTGGGCCCGCCGCCGGCTGCCCCGGTCGCCCCGCCGCCGCCGCCGGCCGCTGCGCCGAGCTGCGCCGACCTGGACGACGATGGTGACGGCGTCAACAACTGCGACGACAAGTGCCCGAACTCCCAGCCTGGCCAGACCATCGGTCCGGACGGCTGCCCGGTGCCGGTGTCGATCGACCTGAAGGGCGTCAACTTCGACTTCAACAAGGCGAACCTGCGTCCGGACGCCGTGGCGATCCTGGGTGAAGCGACCGAGATCCTGAAGCGTTACCCCGACCTGCGTGTCGAGGTTGCCGGTCACACCGACTCGAAGGGTACCGAAGCCTACAACCAGAAGCTGTCCGAGCGTCGCGCCCGCGTCGTGTACGACTACCTGACCAAGAACGGCGTGGACGCTTCGCGTCTGGTCGGTCCGATCGGCTACGGCGAGAGCCGTCCGATTGCGCCGAACACCAACCCGGATGGTTCGGACAATCCGGAAGGCCGTGCCAAGAACCGTCGTACCGAGCTGAACGTCCAGAACTAA
- a CDS encoding LysR family transcriptional regulator → MDRIGDIALFLRVLDLGSISAAARSLDISVAVASQRLQRLERALGVRLLHRTTRRLHPTPEGLQLAEQGRPLVEDLESLAGGLRQAGVAAAGTLRVTMSAAFGRLYVSPLLPRFMALHPQVRLSVHLSDNVVDLVSEGFDLAIRIGNLRDSSLVARRLAGNRRMLCASPDYLRRHGTPATPADLAAHACLLLTGSDGRQDTWRLQGPDGEIAVRVAGPLETNFGEVLRDAAVNGQGIALHSEWHVAEDLRQGRLRQVLADYPLAETGIHAVMPQRRLVPPRVRAFVEFMQAELADPPPWARPR, encoded by the coding sequence ATGGACCGGATCGGCGATATCGCCCTGTTCCTGCGCGTGCTCGACCTCGGCTCGATCAGCGCCGCCGCGCGCAGCCTGGACATCTCGGTGGCGGTGGCCAGCCAGCGGCTGCAGCGGCTGGAACGCGCGCTCGGCGTGCGCCTGCTGCACCGGACCACGCGGCGCCTGCACCCGACCCCGGAAGGCCTGCAACTGGCCGAGCAGGGGCGGCCGCTGGTCGAGGACCTGGAATCGCTGGCCGGCGGCCTGCGCCAGGCCGGCGTCGCCGCCGCCGGCACCCTGCGGGTGACGATGTCGGCCGCGTTCGGGCGGCTCTACGTGTCGCCGCTGCTGCCGCGGTTCATGGCGCTGCACCCGCAGGTGCGGCTGAGCGTGCACCTGAGCGACAACGTCGTGGACCTGGTCAGCGAAGGCTTCGACCTGGCGATCCGCATCGGCAACCTGCGCGATTCCAGCCTGGTCGCGCGGCGCCTGGCCGGCAATCGGCGCATGCTCTGCGCCTCACCCGACTACCTGCGCCGCCATGGCACCCCGGCCACGCCGGCCGACCTGGCCGCGCACGCCTGCCTGCTGCTGACCGGCAGCGACGGAAGGCAGGACACCTGGCGGCTGCAGGGGCCCGACGGCGAGATCGCCGTGCGCGTGGCCGGACCGCTGGAGACCAACTTCGGCGAGGTGCTGCGCGACGCCGCGGTCAACGGCCAGGGCATCGCCCTGCATTCGGAATGGCATGTGGCCGAGGACCTGCGGCAGGGGCGGCTGCGCCAGGTGCTGGCCGACTATCCGCTGGCCGAGACCGGCATCCACGCGGTCATGCCGCAACGCCGGCTGGTGCCGCCGCGGGTCCGGGCCTTCGTCGAGTTCATGCAGGCCGAGTTGGCCGACCCGCCGCCCTGGGCGCGGCCGCGGTGA
- a CDS encoding MFS transporter, with product MAASLAPPPHPPAAGRTPIALFALTAGAFGIGTTEFVIMGLLLQVAADLQVSVPAAGLLISGYALGVFLGAPLLTVASRRWPRKRVLLALMLVFTAGNLACALAPTYAALMAARVVTSLAHGTFFGVGAVVATTLVPPQRKASAISTMFTGLTVATLLGVPAGAWLGLQYGWRATFWAVAAIGALATVVIAALVPADRDAPPAPPLREELRAVGRAPVLLGLATTVLGYAGVFAVYTYVQPLLTQVTGVADSAVSPLLLVFGVGMIVGNVLGGRLADRRPRQALPLSLGALAVVLAALTFALPSAPAMALGIGLLGVAAFATVAPLQVWVLGKAGEAGRHLASSLNIGAFNLGNALGAWLGGLVLGHGGSLSQLPWVAALLTLAGLAVALGALRLSPATAVPAPDTGAGCAAGGAA from the coding sequence ATGGCCGCCTCGCTCGCCCCACCTCCCCACCCGCCCGCTGCCGGGCGCACACCGATCGCGCTGTTCGCACTGACCGCCGGCGCCTTCGGCATCGGCACCACCGAGTTCGTGATCATGGGCCTGCTGTTGCAGGTGGCCGCCGACCTGCAGGTCAGCGTTCCCGCCGCGGGGCTGCTGATCTCCGGCTATGCGCTGGGCGTGTTCCTCGGCGCGCCGCTGCTGACAGTGGCCAGCCGGCGCTGGCCGCGCAAGCGCGTGCTGCTGGCGCTGATGCTGGTGTTCACCGCCGGCAACCTGGCCTGCGCGCTGGCGCCGACCTATGCGGCGCTGATGGCGGCGCGGGTGGTGACCTCGCTGGCGCATGGCACCTTCTTCGGCGTCGGCGCGGTGGTCGCCACCACCCTGGTGCCGCCGCAGCGCAAGGCCTCGGCGATCTCGACCATGTTCACCGGCCTCACCGTCGCCACCCTGCTCGGGGTGCCGGCCGGTGCCTGGCTGGGCCTGCAGTACGGATGGCGCGCCACGTTCTGGGCGGTGGCGGCGATCGGCGCCCTGGCCACCGTGGTGATCGCCGCACTGGTGCCGGCCGACCGCGACGCCCCGCCGGCGCCGCCGCTGCGCGAGGAACTGCGCGCGGTCGGTCGCGCCCCAGTGCTGCTGGGTCTGGCGACCACGGTGCTGGGCTATGCCGGCGTGTTCGCGGTGTACACCTACGTGCAGCCGCTGCTGACCCAGGTCACCGGGGTGGCCGACAGTGCGGTGTCGCCGCTGCTGCTGGTGTTCGGCGTGGGCATGATCGTCGGCAATGTGCTCGGCGGACGCCTGGCCGACCGCCGACCGCGGCAGGCGCTGCCGCTGAGCCTGGGTGCGCTGGCCGTGGTGCTGGCGGCGTTGACCTTCGCCTTGCCGTCGGCACCGGCGATGGCGCTGGGCATCGGCCTGCTGGGCGTGGCCGCGTTCGCCACGGTGGCGCCGCTGCAGGTGTGGGTGCTGGGCAAGGCCGGCGAGGCCGGCCGGCATCTGGCCTCGAGCCTGAACATCGGCGCGTTCAACCTGGGCAATGCGCTGGGCGCGTGGCTCGGCGGCCTGGTACTCGGCCACGGCGGCAGCCTGTCGCAACTGCCGTGGGTGGCGGCACTGCTGACCCTGGCCGGACTGGCGGTGGCGCTGGGTGCACTGCGGCTGTCGCCGGCCACCGCCGTGCCCGCGCCCGATACCGGCGCCGGCTGCGCCGCCGGCGGTGCGGCATGA